One window of Bacteroidales bacterium genomic DNA carries:
- a CDS encoding DUF2807 domain-containing protein: MKKLMIAGILLAGISFYGYAQKTEARSAEPFDKIDVFGKVVVDLIKGDKEKVIIESQEIDPGKITTKVTNKTLKISMAEDIFAAAKSVRVIVTYVQLYEIHSKGGADVRSEVPLKADRVVYEASTGGNIYVDVDVKNLEASIGQGSLIYISGKADSQLITANSGGIYSGYGVECKETEVKVSTKAKAKVYAGEVLNAQAATGGWIGFQGNPKQKIIKTSLGGKIEATVEDEE, encoded by the coding sequence ATGAAAAAACTGATGATTGCAGGAATACTGCTTGCTGGAATTTCCTTTTACGGATATGCGCAAAAAACCGAGGCCCGTTCGGCAGAGCCATTTGATAAGATTGATGTATTCGGAAAGGTAGTTGTCGATCTGATTAAGGGGGATAAAGAGAAGGTGATAATTGAGAGTCAGGAGATTGATCCGGGCAAAATTACGACGAAAGTTACCAATAAAACCTTGAAAATCAGTATGGCGGAAGATATTTTTGCCGCGGCCAAGTCGGTCAGAGTTATTGTAACGTATGTTCAGCTGTATGAAATACACAGCAAGGGAGGAGCTGATGTGCGTTCTGAAGTTCCGCTGAAGGCCGACAGGGTTGTTTATGAAGCCTCTACGGGAGGAAACATTTATGTAGATGTGGATGTTAAGAACCTGGAAGCATCGATTGGGCAAGGAAGCCTGATTTATATTTCAGGGAAAGCAGATTCTCAGTTAATTACGGCTAATTCAGGGGGTATATATTCCGGGTATGGTGTTGAATGCAAAGAGACAGAAGTAAAGGTTTCGACCAAAGCCAAAGCCAAGGTATATGCCGGAGAGGTACTGAATGCGCAGGCTGCCACAGGCGGATGGATTGGCTTCCAGGGGAACCCGAAGCAAAAAATTATCAAAACCAGTTTAGGAGGCAAGATAGAAGCTACTGTTGAAGACGAAGAATAA